Part of the Chloroflexota bacterium genome is shown below.
TGATAAAAGAATAAAGCAGTTCTTATCGAAGCTGAAATTTTTGGACCAGCCCCAAAAATCGCTGTTTGATGAAAGGATCGAACCTTTAATTCCCCAGGAACATATCGATAGGATTACTTACTGGTTTGCTGAAGAATCTAGAGACGAACTTGGGAAGATCTTAAGAGTGATTCATAGCGAAGATGATGAAATCATCAGGGATTTTTTCCTTGTGGCCTTTAGTCATATTTTGAAGAGCTGTTCTATATGGCTCCAAGGCAGCACGAAACCAACGAGAGACTTAAATAAAGCTCCAATAAAGCCTTACGATGCCTTACGAAAACATTTAAACAAGATGCAGAGGGGGAATAATGCTTTTTATAATGTTGTCCCCATGAAAGTGCGAGAGGATCTCAATAAGTATTTAAACATCAGGATCGATGATGCTAGAAGACAGCCTGCGCCTGACGATAGTGTTGATTTAATCGTAACTTCAAGTCCTTATGTTACCAGTTACGAATATGCAGACTTGCATCAATTATCAACGATTTGGCTTGATTTGGCGGACGATTTAACAGAGTATAAAAAAGAGTTTATCGGAACATCGTACAAAAAGTACGAGAATAAGAGATTGAGAAGTAAAATTGCTATAGACATAGTTCATAAGATGTCTGAAAGAAGTATGAAAATGGCAAAGGAGATCGAAGCGTTTTTTATTGATATGGAGGAAGTATTTGATGAGAGCTTCCGAACCTTAAAGCACGGTGGCAGATGTTGCTATGTGATAGGTGATACGAGGCTAAAAGGTGTTGATGTACTCAATGCTGAAGTTTTCGCTGAGGATTTGCAGCACTCTGGATTTAAACTTGATAGGATAATAAAGAGGGAAATTCCTTCAAAAATACTTCCACAGAAGAGGGATGAGAAGACAGGCAGATTTGCCAATACCAGGGAGGCAAATTCAGAAGCCTATCCTCTGGAATACATTGTAATCGGCTTTAAGGAATGAGGGTTATGACATTTGAAGATTTAAAAAGATTATATCTAAGGAAGAAAGAGCAGCTAGGAGCAGGAGCATACAAGCATATCTCAGAATTGCTCGAAGAGGCTAAGGAAATCCACAGACAAGACTGGTTAAGAGATCCCACTCCTAGGGGAGATCATGAACAAAGTTGGCGCGCTTTTAAAGGGAAAAATCTGGAAAAGTTAGTTCAATATGTTATTACTGATGAAGTTGAGCAGCTTGGATTGAAAGTTGTTAATGGCAATAGATTGGAAAGAACTACAAACCTTTCCAGGGAATTAAGCCAGGTGAAAAGGAATATAGCTATTGATTATGGAGAATTTGGATTGCATTTACCAGACGTTGATATCATCATTTACAATTCTCAAAATTGCAAGGTCTTGGCAGCTATCTCAAGCAAAGTTACCCTAAGAGAGAGGATCGCTCAAACAGGTTATTGGAAGCTCAAACTTTTCCAAGATGAAGCGACGAAACACATTAAAGTTTATTTTGTCACACCTGACGAGGATGGGACATTAACTTACAAGAGTCCGGCTAAAAAGGGCAGGGCAATCGTAGAAGTGGACCTTGATGGCAGTTATGTTTTGACCGAAGAGGCGATTGAGGAAAGTGGTAAGGTCAAATTGTTCGAGCATTTTATAGAAGACTTAAAGGGGTTATTGAAAAACGGGGGGTGATAAAAAACAAACTACTATGATTGGGATAAGTAGGATAAAAGATGAGTAAGAAACAGCCCAAATTTGAAACAACCACATTATGGGACTTCCCAACCCAAAATTATGGAGATAGACCTCACGGCGACAATAGGTATCCTGGTGTGACCCCCGCATTTGTTATCTGGAATCTTATTCAAAGATATACGAAGGAAGGAGACTTAGTAATCGACCTGATGTGTGGCAGCGGCACGACTATTGATGTTTGTGAGGAAGAAAATCGAAGATGCATAGGTTTTGATATTGTGCCGTATAGAAACGATATAAAACAAGCCGATGCCAGAAATTTGTTCTTAGATAACGAAATTGCAGATTTTGTTTTTATTGATTCTCCTTATTCAGATAACATAAAGTACAATGATCATTCGGATAATATTGGCAACATATCTTGCGAAGATCCTAGATTTTTTGAGGAATTAGAAGGAGTTGCGAAAGAAATCTACCGTATTCTGAAACCATGGAAATATATGGCATGGCTTATTGGAGATCAAGCAAAAAAGAAGAAATTTGTACCAGTAGGTTTTAAACTTTACTCCATCCTTGAGAACTACTTTAAACCTATAGATATCATCTGTGTGTCGAGGCATAACCAAACATCCAATACACCTGTTTGGCATGAAAGGGCAAGAAAATACAATTTTTACCTAAGGGGATTTAAGTATCTGATAATAATGCAGAAGGTGAATAAATGAGACTGCCTCATCGCCCAAGATGGTGTAAGGGGCACGCTTTGCTTCATCCAAATTCTGCTTATGCAAAACTTCTTTTTACGCCGATTCCTCTAGGCGTACTTTGCCTAGGATAGGCTAGATAGAATGGCGGAACAAGGACAGCCATCGAATAACATTGAAAGGCGACTTCAAGATCTCCTTACTTACCCCCGCGAAGATTTGAATACAGAGCTGAAGGGCTGGCTTGATCTCTCACTCGACGACGATAAAGCCAATCTTGCCCAGGCTATCTTGGCGCTTGCCAATTCTGGAGGTGGTTACATTCTTATAGGCTTCACTGAGGTAGAGGGAAGATGGGTTCCAGCTGAGCTGAGGCCGTATAACTTAAACAGCTATAGGCAGGATTGCATTAACGGTATTGTCAAGCGTTATGCTGAACCATCCTTTCATTGTGATGTATACCATGTATCTCATCCGGAGAGTGGATGCGACTTTCCGATAATAGTAGTACCAGGGGGTCACAGGGTTCCAATTCGTGCTAAGCGAGACGGTCCCAACCAAAGCCATGTCCGCCAAAACAACTACTATATTAGACGTCCTGGACCTGTAAGCGAGCCTCCACAGTCGGGGCAGGAGTGGGATGATCTAATCAGCCGTTGTGTCAGGGCAAATAGAGAGCACCTTCTCGAGGGTATCAGAGACCTCCTGTTCGGATTTGGCGAAGTCTCTCGTGCTCCTGGGCCTGAAGAAGAGGCGCGAAGAGGACTTGAACGTTGGATTCAGGAATCGAGAGCTCGGTGGGAGTCGCTAGTAGCTGAAAAGCTTTCAGAGGAGAGACCGTCTCGCTTTTCAAATGGGATCTGGACAGTAGCCTACTCGATCATAGGCGATTTCCAGCCGCCAACGCTCGAAGACTTCTTGGACATTTTGACCGTGGTCCAAGGCCATGAGACAGGTTGGCCACCTTGGTGGGTTCCTACCAGAGATGAGATCGGGCCATATCCTTACAATGGCCTTATAGAATGTTGGCTGGTGAATACCCGCTTCAACGACGCCGCTCATTCTGACTTCTGGCGCGCTTCTCCTAAAGGGATGATGTTCCTTTTGCGAGGATATCAAGAGGACTGTGTGCCCGATCAGTTTGAGCCAGGAACTAGATTCGATCTCACTCTCCCAGTATGGCGAGTCGGAGAATGCTTGCTGCACGCAGAGCGTTTGGCCACCGTCATGCTACCAGACCAGTCGGCATCGATAATCTTTCGCGTCACATGGGAGGGTCTCTCTAGTCGCACCCTCGTACCTTGGGCAAACTCGCGAAGATTTCTGGATCCTGTTCATCAGTCAAGGCAAAACTCCGTTACTTCGAAGATACTCATCTCGGCTAACAATATTAGTGCAACCCTGCCGGAGATCATTACGGCTCTTACAAAGCCTTTGTATGAGGTATTCGATTTCTTTACGCCACCGTTAGAAATGATACAAGAGGAACTGTCAGAGATGAGAGGGCGTAGATAGACGCTAGCTGGGACATTATACAGTGCAGAGTACATCTAACGTGGGCTCTTAGGCTCGCTTCGCTCATCCAAGTGCCTGTAGACTTCGCAAATCCTGAGAACATTAGATAGACGGAGGCAAATCTTCCCTGTTCCTCGTCCAGCAGGATGGACCTTGTTCCACTATCGATGCCGCACTACATTACCTTACCTCCAGCCTGTGCCAGATAGGCCTGAGTGAGAGAGGTCTCAAGCATGGTCTGTTCCCCCTTGACGAAGGTCGTCCATCACTCACACCTAAAAGGTCAGAGGCAGGCTGAGGAGCGAACATTAAGGCTGCTGAACATTGTTTACTTTATCCTTGGATTGTATAATTTGCTTATGGAAAGAACGATGAACGTTTCTCTTCTTAGTAATAGTCCTAATCAAACAAGGCGTGTTGGTTATTGGCTAGGAAGGCTCCTTCGCGCTGGCGACATTGTTCTTTTGAAAGGTAAGTTCGGCGCAGGCAAGACGTGCTTGATCCAAGGAATAGCCAGGGGAATGAAGATTAGAGAACCGGTTACAAGTCCTAGCTTTGTGCTGGCTAACGAGTATCAGCCTGACGACAGAAGACAGGGCATTCCGCTTTACCATATCGACCTCTACCGTATCACTGATGAAGATGAGGCGATTGGTTTTGGCTTAGAAGAATATCTCTCTGGAAACGGCGTATCTGTGGTCGAATGGGCTAACCACGCCAGCGATGTTTTCCCCGCAGAGGCCCTCCACATCGAACTTACGTTAGTAGACGATCACACCAGAGAGATAAACATGTGCGCCCAAGGTCAGCGATATATTGACCTGCTAGAGCAACTGAAAGATACCCTCAGTAAGGAGCGCGACCATGCTGCTCGCCATTGACACCTCGACACGCCTGGCCAGTATAGCCCTATATCACGATGGGGTCCGTGCTGAATGTACCTGGTGGGTAGACCAGAGCTGCACCAGGCGGCTTTTACCCCAAGTGCAGCAGATGCTCACTCAAGATGGATCGGCTTCGCTGCAATTATCGGGCTTAGCCGTGGCCATCGGTCCCGGCAGCTTTACTGGACTTCGGGCCGGCTTAAGCACAGCGAAGGGACTGGCCTTCGCTCTGTCCATCCCTATTGTTGGTGTGAGCACCCTGGAGAGTACCGCTTATCAATATGCCCAGCCCGGCTTGCTGATACGCCCACTCCTGGAGGCCGGAAGAGGAGAGGTCTACACGGCCTTATACAAGGCAGAAGGGAATGACTGGAAACAGGTTGAGAAACCAGAGCTCACCATCCTCTCAACCGTCTACCAGCGGACTCAGCGGCCCACCCTCATTTGTGGAGAGATTTCTCTCCAATTGATTGGGGAGATAAAAGCACGTTTAGGGACACTAGCTATCATCCCAAGGGCCGCCGCCTTATTAAGACGAGCCGGCTACCTGGCCGAATTGGGTTGGAAACGCATACAGGACAACCAGATAGACGATCCTGCCACCCTTGAGCCCCTTTACTTGCGGCAGCCAGCAGTGACACGGCCAAAGGGTCCAGTGATGGACAGGGACACGGTGGAGAAATCCAGGGGTTAGACCGATGCGCATTGTTATCCGGACTATGGAATTAGGCGACGTACCAGAAATCGGGCAAATCGAAAAACAGACGTTTAGCTCTCCCTGGCCAGCACACGCCTATGGACGCGAATTGAGGGAGAACCGCCTTGCCCACTATATCGTGGCCAAACGACTCGATATAGAACCCAGTGAAACGCCGGAGGAATCGACACCCCCATCCCCTCAATCGACAGGCATAGCCTCATCCCTAAAGCAAGCCGTTCGTCGTTTTTTGCAACTACAAGAGTTTGGGCCACCTGCCGCAGGCCCTGAACCCACCATCGTCGGTTATGCTGGATTCTGGCTCATGGTTGACGAGGCCCATGTTACGACCATAGCTGTTAGGCCAGAGCTAAAGCGGCGAGGAGTAGGCGAGCTGCTGTTCGTTAGTCTGATTGACCTGGCTATAGCAGAAGGCGCCAAAAGATTGACCCTTGAAGTCAGAATATCAAACACTGCTGCTCAACAACTGTACAAGAAATATGGACTGACTGAAGAGGGCCTACGCCGTCATTATTACACCGATAATGGAGAGGATGCCCTAATTATGACCAGTCCACCGTTCGATTCGCCCACCTTCCAGGACAGGATCGCCGTTTTGAAGAGAGAGCTCAACCAGAAATTGGCCTCTCTCGGTGAAACCACCTGGGCAGAGTGGGGACAGAAACGTAGTATGGTAGGCAAATGAAAGAAACACTAGTCCTGGTTGATGGAAACGCCCTTTTTCACCGTGCTTTCCACGCCTTACCTCCTCTTACAACCAGCAAGGGCGAACTGGTCAACGCTATTTACGGCTTCGCCTCCATGCTTCTTAAAGTTATGGCGGAACTGAAGCCAGCATATGTGGCCGTCGCCTTTGATAAAGCCGCTCCAACGTTTCGTCATCGCCAGTTCGAGGGTTACAAGGCACAGCGTCCCCCAGCTCCAGAAGGACTCTTCGACCAATTTGATCGTGTTCACCAGCTGGTATCTCTACTTAACATCCCTATGTTCGAGGTGGAAGGGTATGAGGCAGATGACGTCTTAGGTACCCTGGCTAGACAAGCGAGCCAACAGGATATAGATACAGTAATCGTCACCGGCGATACCGACGCCCTACAGTTAGTTGGGCCTAAAATCCGGGTATTAACATCGAAAAGGGCTTTCTCCGATATCGCCTTGTATGATGAGGAGGCCGTACACCAGAAATATGGATTAAAACCCCAACAATTGCCCGATTTTAAGTCTCTCAAGGGCGATCCTTCGGACAACATCCCTGGAGTACCAGGCGTCGGTGAAAAGACAGCGGCCAAGCTGCTGAACCAATTTGGCGATCTTGATGGTATCTATGCTCACCTCGATCAAATCGAGCCAAAACTCCGCGCCAGACTCGAAGAGCATAAGGAGCTAGCGTATATCAGCAAGCAACTGGCCTTAATCGTCACCACAATTCCCATTCAACTTGACCTCTCCACCTGCCGCAGAGGTAAGTATGATCGAGCCCAAGCGATGAAGTTCCTGCGCGAACTGGAGTTTCGCACCCTGGCCTCAAAGCTACCCACTGAACCAGAGGACGAAGAGATGACCAAAGCCACTACTACCACTCCCTTAAGAGAAGGGGTCAAGGACTCATCCGTTGTACAGCTCACCCTTTTTGATGAGCTGGTTGATGAGCGATTTGAAGCAAGGGTAAAGCCGTTAATTTCACCCTTCGCCCTTAGCCCATTAGCCGTCAAACAGCCTGTAGAACAGGGTAAATATCAAGTCATCAATAGCTCAGAATTACTCCAAAACCTGATCGGCCGCTTAACGAATTCGATTGGCTTGGCCATTGACCTGGAAACAAGCGCTAAGGATGCTATGCGGGCAGACATCGTGGGAATCGCTATCGCCCTTGAGCCGGGGGGCGCTTACTATATTCCGGTAGGACACCGTCCCAGCCTAGAAACCTATAAGGAGCAACCAGCCCAGCTACCAATAGAGTTAGTTCTCAGGAAATTGCGCCCCATCCTTGAGGATCCTTCCATAGCTAAATATGCCCATAATGGAAAGTACGATTTAATCGTGCTTTCCCACCATGGCCTAGAGATACAGGGATTAGCGTTCGATACGATGGTCGCCGCTTACCTTCTAGATCCCTCGCGACGAACCCTCAATCTTAAGGATCTAGCCTGGGGGAAATTAGAACTGGAGATGACTCCCATCAGGGCGATCATCGGCGGGGGGAAGACCCAGATTTCTATGGCCGATGTCCCACTGGAGATCGCAGCCTCATACGCTTGCGCTGACGCCGCTGTGACCTACCGCTTGACGCAGACCTTAGCCCCAGAGCTGCGCGAGGCCGACCTGTGGGAGTTGTTTGCCACGGTAGAGATACCACTCGTGCCGGTCTTAGCCAGGATGGAACAGCACGGCGTGGCTATCGACATCCCCTTCCTCAAACAGATCTCACGAGAGCTCCACGATAAGCTCGCTGAGCTGGAGATGAGGATCTACCAGGAAGCCGGTCACCGCTTTAATATCAACAGCACTCAACAGCTGGGAAGCGTCCTTTACGAGGAGTTGAAATTACCGGCGACACGTCGTACGAAAACGGGCTATAGCACCCACGCTGATGCTCTTAAGGAGCTGCAGAATGTCCATCCCATCATCGATCTCATCATCGAATATAGAGAAATGATGAAGATGAAATCCACTTATGTTGATGCCCTGCCGCTTCTTATTCATCCCAGGACAGGGCGCCTCCACACTTCATTTAATCAAACGGCTACAACGACGGGACGGCTCAGCTCCAGCGATCCCAACTTGCAAAATATCCCTATTCGGACGGAAGTGGGCCGACGGGTTCGACGCGCCTTCATCGCCGACAAGCCGAATCACGTTCTGCTCTCCGCAGACTACTCCCAGATCGAGTTGCGTATCCTCGCCCACATATGTCAGGACCAGCGCCTATTGGCTGCCTTCGCCGCAAAAGAGGATATTCACGCCGCCACTGCTGCGGAGATCTTCGACGTTCCCCTGGAGAGGGTTACTCCGGAGATGCGTCGATTGGCTAAGATCGTTAACTTTGGCATTATCTATGGCATTAGCGACTACGGGCTATCGGCCAGTGCTGGAATCCCCCGACCACAGGCCGCTCAGTATATAAGCAACTATATAGAGAAATATAATGGTGTGAGCCGCTATGTGGAGAGGACAAAGCGATGGGCGGAGGAGAAAGGATACGTCACCACGCTTCTTGGCCGCCGTCGCTACCTGCCAGAGATCAGGGCTGCGCATCGAGGTATAAAGATGGCCGCCGAACGTGAGGCGATCAACATGCCCATACAGGGCACTGCTGCTGATATCATCAAAATAGCTATGATCAGACTGGATCAAACCATATCCCAACGCCGGCTAAAAAGCCGGATGATTCTCCAGGTTCATGATGAGCTCCTCTTTGAGATCCCTCTTGAGGAGTTAGATGAGATGAAACATACCGTCAAAAGCATGATGGAGAATGCCTTACCCCTCTCCGTACCCGTGGAGGTTGAACTTAAAGTTGGTCCTAATTGGGACGAGATGGGTAGAATAGACATGATGGACGATGCCTGAACTTCCCGAAGTCGAAACCATTACTCGAGACCTAGCTCAAAAATTGAACGGTCAACGAATCACCTCCGTTACCATATGCTGGCCTGGCTCCATCGCCATCCCCACTGTAGATGAGTTCCAACACCAGATAACCAATCCGAAAATCGGCGGCCTCAGACGGCGGGGCAAGTTCATCATCTTTGATTTATCCGATGGAGATTACCTGCTCGTTCATCTCAGGATGACTGGACGATTGTTATTGCGATCCCAACAGGACCCGGTGGAGGAACATACTCGCCTCATTCTTCATCTCGACGACGGCCAGGAACTGCGCTTTGTTGACTTACGCAAGTTTGGTCGCCTCTTCCTGGTGAGAGAAGCAGAATACCAGGGCATCCTCTCCGAACTGGGCCCTGAGCCATTGGAAAATGGGTTCACCCTTGACGCCTTCAATCAACGTTTAAGGACGCATCCAGGTAGGATCAAGCCCCTTCTCCTGGATCAGCGATTCATCGCCGGGTTAGGTAATATCTACGCCGATGAAGCGCTGTTTCTGGCTCGAATTCACCCCCTACGACGTGCTGCGACGCTGACTGAGGCGGAGATAGCACAGCTGTATCAAGCGATTCGCACCGTGTTACGAAGCGGTATCGAGGATCGAGGCACTACCTTTAGCGCCTATCGCGACGCCTCCGGACAGCCAGGGGCTCATCAGTTCAACCTATATGTTTATCGCCGCTTAGCGCAACCATGTCACCATTGCCAAACCCCCATCCAACGCCTCAAGATCGGCGGACGCAACGCCCACTTTTGCCCCCAATGCCAGCCATATCACAGTGAATCTCCTCTTAGGGACGATCGGGCCACAAACCTGCCTTAAATCATCTTGAGGGAATGTGCCAGTCGGTCATTTTTTGTGATCGAGCATTGGCGCAGACTTAGAGTAAACGCTGGAGGCGTTGTTCTATATGGGGGCCAAATGGCCCAACCACAGCTAATCTGAATTCTTGCTCGTCAAAGATTCGATGGGCGACACGCTGGATATCAGTAGTCGTCGTAGAGTCAATAATGCCTATAACATCGTTCAGCGTTAAGATACGCCCAAGAAGGATCTCTTGAGATCCAATCCAGGCCGCCAGACTGCGGGTATCTTCCATTCCTAGTAACATACGGCCTTTCCAGAACTCCTTGGCCGTGCGCAATTCTTCCTCCGCTACACCATCCCGAGCAATCTTCTTGATCTCTGTCATGATCGCCTCAACAGCCGCTTCTATGCGCTTCGGGTCAACTCCGGCATAGACGCCTACACAGCCCGCGTCTCGATAATGGTGAACATAGGAGTGGACGTCGTAGGCCAATCCACGCTTCTCCCGAATCTCCTGGAACAAGCGTGAGCTCATTCCCTCTCCTAACAAAACGTTCAAGAGACCTAAAGTGAAACGATCGGGATGAGCATAGGACAGGCCTCGCGTTCCAAGACAAAGATGAGCCTGCTCCGTCCTTTTCGATTGGGCATGAACCAGCGGACCTCTCATCTCAAGGAGCACGGGAGAACACGATGGATTAGGCCCGGGTTCCCAATCACTGAGGAGGCTGGCTACTCTATCAACCACCTCTTGGTGGTCTATAGCCCCAACGATGCTAACTACGGCTGAGCTAGGGCTGTAATGCTGCTCCATATATGTAAGGAGAGTCTCCCGTGTCAGAGTAGCCACCGTTTGCTTAGTACCAGCTATATTGCGTCCCAGAGGCTGATCTCCCCAGAGAATTTCATCGAAAAGGATATCCACCCATTCGTAAGGCGTATCAAAAAGCATATTTAGCTCTTCTGTAATGACCCTTCGTTCCTTTTCTATCTCTAGCGGATCAAAACGAGAATGGCGAATA
Proteins encoded:
- a CDS encoding BsaWI family type II restriction enzyme, whose translation is MTFEDLKRLYLRKKEQLGAGAYKHISELLEEAKEIHRQDWLRDPTPRGDHEQSWRAFKGKNLEKLVQYVITDEVEQLGLKVVNGNRLERTTNLSRELSQVKRNIAIDYGEFGLHLPDVDIIIYNSQNCKVLAAISSKVTLRERIAQTGYWKLKLFQDEATKHIKVYFVTPDEDGTLTYKSPAKKGRAIVEVDLDGSYVLTEEAIEESGKVKLFEHFIEDLKGLLKNGG
- the tsaB gene encoding tRNA (adenosine(37)-N6)-threonylcarbamoyltransferase complex dimerization subunit type 1 TsaB, with the translated sequence MLLAIDTSTRLASIALYHDGVRAECTWWVDQSCTRRLLPQVQQMLTQDGSASLQLSGLAVAIGPGSFTGLRAGLSTAKGLAFALSIPIVGVSTLESTAYQYAQPGLLIRPLLEAGRGEVYTALYKAEGNDWKQVEKPELTILSTVYQRTQRPTLICGEISLQLIGEIKARLGTLAIIPRAAALLRRAGYLAELGWKRIQDNQIDDPATLEPLYLRQPAVTRPKGPVMDRDTVEKSRG
- a CDS encoding site-specific DNA-methyltransferase, whose translation is MGIVQQQIIPPDEIIRLFDAKQVDKEWSFEGYKPSDTGKWTHDYHRYPAKFIPQLVERLIDEYILSEEAHVNDPFMGCGTTVVTAISRGFKASGTDINKVAYLITKVKSTPINPEYLDKRIKQFLSKLKFLDQPQKSLFDERIEPLIPQEHIDRITYWFAEESRDELGKILRVIHSEDDEIIRDFFLVAFSHILKSCSIWLQGSTKPTRDLNKAPIKPYDALRKHLNKMQRGNNAFYNVVPMKVREDLNKYLNIRIDDARRQPAPDDSVDLIVTSSPYVTSYEYADLHQLSTIWLDLADDLTEYKKEFIGTSYKKYENKRLRSKIAIDIVHKMSERSMKMAKEIEAFFIDMEEVFDESFRTLKHGGRCCYVIGDTRLKGVDVLNAEVFAEDLQHSGFKLDRIIKREIPSKILPQKRDEKTGRFANTREANSEAYPLEYIVIGFKE
- the polA gene encoding DNA polymerase I, translated to MKETLVLVDGNALFHRAFHALPPLTTSKGELVNAIYGFASMLLKVMAELKPAYVAVAFDKAAPTFRHRQFEGYKAQRPPAPEGLFDQFDRVHQLVSLLNIPMFEVEGYEADDVLGTLARQASQQDIDTVIVTGDTDALQLVGPKIRVLTSKRAFSDIALYDEEAVHQKYGLKPQQLPDFKSLKGDPSDNIPGVPGVGEKTAAKLLNQFGDLDGIYAHLDQIEPKLRARLEEHKELAYISKQLALIVTTIPIQLDLSTCRRGKYDRAQAMKFLRELEFRTLASKLPTEPEDEEMTKATTTTPLREGVKDSSVVQLTLFDELVDERFEARVKPLISPFALSPLAVKQPVEQGKYQVINSSELLQNLIGRLTNSIGLAIDLETSAKDAMRADIVGIAIALEPGGAYYIPVGHRPSLETYKEQPAQLPIELVLRKLRPILEDPSIAKYAHNGKYDLIVLSHHGLEIQGLAFDTMVAAYLLDPSRRTLNLKDLAWGKLELEMTPIRAIIGGGKTQISMADVPLEIAASYACADAAVTYRLTQTLAPELREADLWELFATVEIPLVPVLARMEQHGVAIDIPFLKQISRELHDKLAELEMRIYQEAGHRFNINSTQQLGSVLYEELKLPATRRTKTGYSTHADALKELQNVHPIIDLIIEYREMMKMKSTYVDALPLLIHPRTGRLHTSFNQTATTTGRLSSSDPNLQNIPIRTEVGRRVRRAFIADKPNHVLLSADYSQIELRILAHICQDQRLLAAFAAKEDIHAATAAEIFDVPLERVTPEMRRLAKIVNFGIIYGISDYGLSASAGIPRPQAAQYISNYIEKYNGVSRYVERTKRWAEEKGYVTTLLGRRRYLPEIRAAHRGIKMAAEREAINMPIQGTAADIIKIAMIRLDQTISQRRLKSRMILQVHDELLFEIPLEELDEMKHTVKSMMENALPLSVPVEVELKVGPNWDEMGRIDMMDDA
- a CDS encoding insulinase family protein, with the protein product MYQKSILINGLRIITDEIPHAHSVSVLLFINVGSRNELKESSGISHFVEHMLFKGTERRPTPKDVSGAIESVGGLLNAEAGKELTVYWAKVVRSHLPLALDVLADIIRHSRFDPLEIEKERRVITEELNMLFDTPYEWVDILFDEILWGDQPLGRNIAGTKQTVATLTRETLLTYMEQHYSPSSAVVSIVGAIDHQEVVDRVASLLSDWEPGPNPSCSPVLLEMRGPLVHAQSKRTEQAHLCLGTRGLSYAHPDRFTLGLLNVLLGEGMSSRLFQEIREKRGLAYDVHSYVHHYRDAGCVGVYAGVDPKRIEAAVEAIMTEIKKIARDGVAEEELRTAKEFWKGRMLLGMEDTRSLAAWIGSQEILLGRILTLNDVIGIIDSTTTTDIQRVAHRIFDEQEFRLAVVGPFGPHIEQRLQRLL
- a CDS encoding DNA methylase; amino-acid sequence: MSKKQPKFETTTLWDFPTQNYGDRPHGDNRYPGVTPAFVIWNLIQRYTKEGDLVIDLMCGSGTTIDVCEEENRRCIGFDIVPYRNDIKQADARNLFLDNEIADFVFIDSPYSDNIKYNDHSDNIGNISCEDPRFFEELEGVAKEIYRILKPWKYMAWLIGDQAKKKKFVPVGFKLYSILENYFKPIDIICVSRHNQTSNTPVWHERARKYNFYLRGFKYLIIMQKVNK
- the tsaE gene encoding tRNA (adenosine(37)-N6)-threonylcarbamoyltransferase complex ATPase subunit type 1 TsaE yields the protein MVCSPLTKVVHHSHLKGQRQAEERTLRLLNIVYFILGLYNLLMERTMNVSLLSNSPNQTRRVGYWLGRLLRAGDIVLLKGKFGAGKTCLIQGIARGMKIREPVTSPSFVLANEYQPDDRRQGIPLYHIDLYRITDEDEAIGFGLEEYLSGNGVSVVEWANHASDVFPAEALHIELTLVDDHTREINMCAQGQRYIDLLEQLKDTLSKERDHAARH
- the rimI gene encoding ribosomal protein S18-alanine N-acetyltransferase, producing the protein MRIVIRTMELGDVPEIGQIEKQTFSSPWPAHAYGRELRENRLAHYIVAKRLDIEPSETPEESTPPSPQSTGIASSLKQAVRRFLQLQEFGPPAAGPEPTIVGYAGFWLMVDEAHVTTIAVRPELKRRGVGELLFVSLIDLAIAEGAKRLTLEVRISNTAAQQLYKKYGLTEEGLRRHYYTDNGEDALIMTSPPFDSPTFQDRIAVLKRELNQKLASLGETTWAEWGQKRSMVGK
- the mutM gene encoding DNA-formamidopyrimidine glycosylase, with translation MPELPEVETITRDLAQKLNGQRITSVTICWPGSIAIPTVDEFQHQITNPKIGGLRRRGKFIIFDLSDGDYLLVHLRMTGRLLLRSQQDPVEEHTRLILHLDDGQELRFVDLRKFGRLFLVREAEYQGILSELGPEPLENGFTLDAFNQRLRTHPGRIKPLLLDQRFIAGLGNIYADEALFLARIHPLRRAATLTEAEIAQLYQAIRTVLRSGIEDRGTTFSAYRDASGQPGAHQFNLYVYRRLAQPCHHCQTPIQRLKIGGRNAHFCPQCQPYHSESPLRDDRATNLP